One part of the Clostridium thermosuccinogenes genome encodes these proteins:
- a CDS encoding helix-turn-helix domain-containing protein has protein sequence MNCSALGNDIQNVRIKLKLPQAKLTEKLDITTVFVNQIGRGVYKLSIETLEGIADVPHISISYILLDDFENNTKLLSLEHTTLLDSLSVDDAILADDIIKLVAGQRKNVYAVNWLSM, from the coding sequence ATAAACTGTTCAGCACTGGGAAACGATATCCAAAATGTACGTATAAAGCTAAAACTTCCACAAGCTAAACTTACAGAAAAATTAGATATTACAACTGTGTTTGTGAATCAAATTGGGCGAGGTGTGTATAAATTATCAATAGAAACCCTTGAAGGTATAGCTGATGTACCACATATCTCCATTAGCTATATCTTACTTGATGACTTTGAAAATAATACAAAGCTACTATCGCTTGAACATACAACACTACTTGACTCACTTAGTGTTGATGACGCAATTCTTGCTGACGACATAATAAAACTTGTTGCAGGGCAACGCAAAAATGTATATGCTGTAAATTGGCTTTCTATGTAG
- a CDS encoding DUF6431 domain-containing protein, whose product MIIAYLGRNVKEYRRNCLKFLERLELICPKCGGKTTFHDRYARHVHMGEEIEWINIFRVICSKCGKTHAIIPDFIRPYKHYSACDSELVLRDQEDGIPLEEIETAASISTLRRWVEEFRQRGRQAAGALRAILYRYYGKFVNELEMIETKVFHMIERLLGLLPQIESSHLAIGETNMWLTNHLAGVFV is encoded by the coding sequence ATGATAATAGCATATCTGGGGCGGAATGTTAAGGAGTATCGCAGAAATTGTTTAAAATTTTTGGAAAGGCTGGAGTTGATATGCCCGAAATGCGGCGGGAAAACAACCTTTCATGACAGATATGCACGTCATGTGCATATGGGCGAGGAAATTGAATGGATTAACATATTCCGTGTAATCTGTAGCAAGTGTGGGAAGACACATGCAATCATACCGGATTTCATCAGGCCGTATAAGCATTACTCGGCTTGTGATAGCGAGCTGGTCCTTCGGGACCAGGAGGACGGTATACCTCTTGAGGAGATTGAGACTGCCGCCAGCATATCCACATTAAGGCGGTGGGTAGAAGAATTCAGGCAACGGGGGCGGCAAGCTGCAGGAGCATTAAGAGCTATACTGTACAGGTATTATGGCAAGTTTGTCAATGAGCTGGAGATGATAGAAACAAAGGTATTCCACATGATTGAGCGGCTGCTTGGGTTACTGCCGCAGATAGAAAGCAGCCATCTTGCCATAGGTGAAACGAATATGTGGCTAACAAATCATCTGGCAGGAGTATTTGTATAG